The genomic segment ggcgacgtcggggcggATGAAGGGCACGAtgacgcgctggacgccttcgtcgccgccgcgcgcgcccgggggttCGCCGTTCGAGAGTGGTTTCCGGAAACCGAAACCAAAAGCCAAAAGCCAAAGCCAAAACCATTTTTGGCCAAAAACCAAAAACCGAAACGGGCGCGAACGTTCGACGTGTacctccccggcgcgtgcCCCGGTGCGCACCTGGCGGGgtacgtcgacgtcgtcgcacaGAGGGCGGTGGATATGCGACGGGAGGAGGATCGCGGGCTGAGGGCACTGATGCGCGAGAGGTACGCGCGTGgttggacgccgccaccgtcgccgccggtgccgacgatggagccgccggcgcggtcgtcgtcgtcgatcgggacggaggcggcggcgttggggagagacggggacggggacggggacggggacggggggaAGATGAGCGCCGGGTCGAAACAGTCGTCGCCCGGTAAGCGGAAGAAGGGCGGGTTCTGCGTCGTCTCCTGAGTGGCAGCCACGCTTGAGTCGAGCGAGTGAATTTAGTCTAACATTCGTAACACTTGAAagattcgtcgtcgtcacgcgggcgccggcgaggacggcccGTCGGTACCCTCCTTTTCGTCCCCCTCcttcccgccgtcgcgctcttcgccgccgctcggttCCTCCCCCTTCCGCTTGAACAGACCCGCCGCCTTGTCCGCGATGGCCTGGTCCatctccgccctcgcgggctcTCCTTTGTCGATCATCACCTGCATTAATTTACTCGGATCCGCCTTGAAGAGCTGCGCGAAGAAGCACAGAAACACGGGCACGTCGCTGCCCGTCGCGAGGCTGATCcccatggcgacgacgccgatcaCCGTCCACGCCttccgcgccctcgcctcctccgcggaaGCCTCAGGGTCGGGATTAGGGTTCGCCAATCTTCGCCGGGGTTTCGAGTACCCTTCCCCGCGCCACGCcctggcgatggcgccgggtaggagcgccgcgggcgcgaggtaAAAAACGTACACCAACGCGAACGTCAAGGGCGCCAGGACGTACCCGAGGTATCCCCCGCCCCGTAGCCCTCCGAGCGCCTGCGTGAGCGTCCCGGACGCGGACatgagcagcgccgcgagcgccgccgcgccgccgacgactgCGAACCACCGTCGCGGTTGCGTGAGAAATCCAATCTTGGCGCACAAATACCGCATGAGCATGAAAAAGGGCGCGAGCAGGAGCCACCAGctggcgccctcgcccccggcggctcccgcgggggcgaggatggcgtACCCGAGGTGCAGGTCGAGCCACGCCGCGCGTTGCTCGCGGTTAAACTCCatacgcggcggcggcggcggttctcCTCGCTCCGTCGCTCTCTTCAATTCTCTCTTCCCGATCGATTCGTACCAAAACTTACGAGCGAacgagagcgccgcgcaggaTGGGAAAAACACGAACAGCATCCACtgcagcgccaccgcgggttGCCCGGAACATTCCCTCAGCACCGCGCCCGTGTAGTACACCAGCACTCCGGTGAGCGGGTTCAAACGTCCGAAGAGCGCCGGGATGGAGTCCAGGCGTCTCGGGTACATCCACTCGGGCATCGGCGCGATCGTGTCCGGGGGCagttcgacgcgttcgtccaccgcgttcgcgaggtccgccgcgtccgcctcgtccctgGCGCGCTGTTTCTCGAGCGCCAGCGTCGGGTCCGGCGGCACGTCTCCGGTCATGGCGGCGATCTCgtcggcgaacgacgacgaattcgcgtcggcggacgacgacgggttcgagctcgagctcgacgacgaccgcgcgctcgtcttctcgtcctcctctttcgacgcgcgggttTCGTCGTCGCTAgatgcgcccgcggcgacgcggcgactgtcgtaacggtcgtaacggtcaATGTGCACAGgccacgcccgcgtcgccgccgtcgcccggaGGAGGGATTTGGCGGCAATTCGCCCCTCCCCGCGGTGTCGTTTGGCGGTGGctgtcctcgccgcgggcggcaaCGCGGCGCGTTGTCTGCCCGAGCGGAGCGGGTTCCCGACCGTCACCAGCGACGcactcatcgccgcgactcccgacggcgccggtgacgccaTCTCTCCCCCTCTCCTCGGCACGCTCGCCGGCTCCTTTGGCGGGTTCGCACGACGCAGTCGAAATAATCTCGTTGCCAACTCGGCAGCCCGGGCGCGCGAACTCGTCGCTCGCTCGGCGCTGTCCTTTCGACCTGTGCCAATCAGATTCACCGAGAAATGACAACTGGACTGACCGTTACGGAAGGATTCGCCCAACGCGGTTTGACTGCAACTCGTTTTTGAATCATCAAACCCTCACTTTCAGGGGTGCGCTAATCAGACTAATTGCCCAGTGCGAACTAAACACAGGCTGGGTAATACGAGAGGAAGTTCCGAGGTGGAGATCCCTCCGCCCATGTgttcgttcgt from the Micromonas commoda chromosome 15, complete sequence genome contains:
- a CDS encoding predicted protein, whose protein sequence is MASPAPSGVAAMSASLVTVGNPLRSGRQRAALPPAARTATAKRHRGEGRIAAKSLLRATAATRAWPVHIDRYDRYDSRRVAAGASSDDETRASKEEDEKTSARSSSSSSSNPSSSADANSSSFADEIAAMTGDVPPDPTLALEKQRARDEADAADLANAVDERVELPPDTIAPMPEWMYPRRLDSIPALFGRLNPLTGVLVYYTGAVLRECSGQPAVALQWMLFVFFPSCAALSFARKFWYESIGKRELKRATERGEPPPPPRMEFNREQRAAWLDLHLGYAILAPAGAAGGEGASWWLLLAPFFMLMRYLCAKIGFLTQPRRWFAVVGGAAALAALLMSASGTLTQALGGLRGGGYLGYVLAPLTFALVYVFYLAPAALLPGAIARAWRGEGYSKPRRRLANPNPDPEASAEEARARKAWTVIGVVAMGISLATGSDVPVFLCFFAQLFKADPSKLMQVMIDKGEPARAEMDQAIADKAAGLFKRKGEEPSGGEERDGGKEGDEKEGTDGPSSPAPA